CTttttatatttgaaataaattattttagaGATGTTACTAGTCAATTTTGATTTAGGATAAACCTAAACATAGTTATattttgagacggagggagaaTGAGAGTGTCACCTAACGAAGTGTAAGATAATATGTCCAATAAATCAACTATATCACATTTTAAAATACGTAAGGGTCTACATGTATATTGGAAACAGGAGTAAACTGTTTATAGTAGTTACTCAACGACGAATGGTAGCCCTATTATTAGGAGCAAAATGGCTTAATAGACCAGCACATAATTTGTGCTGTTAGTGCCATTGGATCAAATTCTGAATTTTTTAGTTTAAAGTAGGCCCATTTCGGCGGAGCTCGTCTTCAGCTCTCTGCTCCACTGGAAATGGGCCTATTTTGGCCCCATTGAAATTTACAAAGCAATGGCCCAAAATTAAGTGTAACTTTGTTTTAGATTTTCTAGTCAACTAGGTGCATTTCGTAATCTTGAATGAATCAGAAAAGTTCCAATGATCATAAAGAAAAGTTCTAATATTTCATCGAGACCGAGAGAGATACAAACTAAAATTGAGATCGGTACTGGTGGGGTGAAGGGAAGAATAGGCTCACGATAGGGTGGGTGGAAGTCGGAGCGGTGTAATGTCAGGACAAAAGAGGCAGAGTGAAAGTAAAGAAACATGAGTTGCTAATTGGGGAAGAATAGGACGTGGCTGGATGGTTGGAGAGACAATGCGCTCTAGCAGGTGGTAAGGGGTTGCGGACGTAAAACACAACCGGAAACGGTGATGGCTAGAGGTAGACGACAAGTGGCACCTACATATGTTCACGTGGCATATAGAATTCTTGATTTATCTCATTCCTACCATGTAATATATGTAATGTCCATAATTATCTATTATCTCCTACAAGCTACTTGGTAATTAGGATGGAGCATTTGTTTTACTGCCGGTGGCATTAGGATGGAGCATACTAATTTCTATGTTAGAATTCATAAAGAACTCGGTAACCCTAGATCATACTCAAAGGAGCACGAACGGTAGAATCCAGCTAAAGGTGAAAAAGGCACGGATCTTAAAGCTCGTCTATCTACAAAAGAAACAGTATCACTCGCCGTCGCCTAcacctctccaaattctcaCCCCACCCGGTCCATACAGCTGCCAAGCCCCCAACTCAAACGCCGCCGCCAAGCGCCGAGCGCCCCGACGAGACCCAACCCAAAAGCTCCGTCAGGAAAGGGAAGCGAGAGCACCGCCCGCGAATCCGGCGATGGACgcgtcggccggcggcggcgggaactcCCTGCCGACCACCGGCGCGGACGGCTCGAAGCGCCGCGTCTGCTACTTCTACGACGCGGAGGTGGGCAACTACTACTACGGGCAGGGGCACCCGATGAAGCCGCACCGCATCCGCATGACCCACGCGCTGCTCGGCCGCTACGGCCTCCTCGACCAGATGCAGGTGCTCCGCCCCCACCCCGCCCGCGACCGCGACCTCTGCCGCTTCCACGCCGACGACTACGTCGCCTTCCTCCGCTCCGTCACCCCCGAGACGCAGCAGGACCAGATCCGCGCGCTCAAGCGCTTCAACGTCGGCGAGGACTGCCCCGTCTTCGACGGGCTCTACAGCTTCTGCCAGACCTACGCGGGGGGATCCGTCGGCGGCGCTGTCAAGCTCAACCACGGCCACGACATCGCCATCAACTGGGCCGGCGGCCTCCACCACGCCAAGAAGTGCGAGGCCTCCGGGTTCTGCTATGTCAATGACATCGTCCTCGCCATCCTCGAGCTCCTCAAGTATCATCAGGTATGCCAAATCCTCTCGgatttttggttttttttctttcaaaaatcaACAGTATGACGGATGGAATTACCCCATATCCTGTAATTGCTTTGTAGCGCGTTCTGTACGTCGATATTGATATCCACCACGGGGATGGCGTGGAGGAGGCATTTTACACCACGGACCGGGTGATGACAGTATCGTTCCACAAATTTGGGGATTATTTCCCTGGGACGGGGGACATTCGTGATGTTGGGCACTCGAAGGGGAAGTATTACTCCCTCAATGTCCCATTGGATGATGGTATTGATGACGAGAGCTACCAGTCATTATTCAAGCCGATTATGGGCAAGGTGATGGAGGTTTTCAACCCTGGTGCGGTTGTGCTTCAGTGTGGTGCGGATTCCTTGTCGGGAGACAGGTTGGGCTGTTTCAACCTATCTATTAAGGGGCACGCGGAGTGCGTGAGATTCATGAGGTCCTTCAATGTCCCACTGTTGTTGCTTGGTGGTGGTGGGTACACCATAAGAAATGTTGCACGCTGTTGGTGCTACGAGGTATGTAACAGGAGAGTTTCCTTCATGGAGGAAAACGCATTTTGTAATGCCTTTTGATTTGTTCAGTTGTTCGTTATTGTACTTATTCCAGTAGTATTGTCGAATTAATTATGTGAAATAATAAAAAGTTATTGCATTGTACTGTGTAGCATGAAAATCTGCCTAAAATGTGTGGTAGGACTGGTATGCTGGTTGAATACTCACGTAAAAGTAATATGTTATATGGAATTTCATTTACATCTGTATTTTCTATTTATTTCAAACACGCACAGATAGTCTTCTAAATCAGGTTACATAGGCGTTAAATAAATAACATATTCTCCAACTTTACCTATAATGTTTTCTTCAAGCACTTATATGTTGTCGCTATCTGACTATGTATCTAACTAACTTGctaatatttccttttttttccttttcaaaacACTACCAGCAATTTTCAGTTTCCATGTACTCCCCTTGGGCTCTGACATCAACTTTTCTGTAGACCCAGTAAAGCCCTTGGCTTCACAATCTACCTTTGTGCAAAAGTAaaacacattttttttaatttctgccCGTGTTCCTAGTTCTGTATAACTTTGCTTTGATTTATTAAGACATTTCGGAGCAATATTTGAATTATCAGAAAGTTTTTGTGAACTAATCTGCAAAGATAGTTTCTACAAACTTTTTTGTTTGCATTGCCATGAAGCATCTTGCTTTAAAAAGATTGTGCATATCATTATCCAGTTTTTACTTGCTGAATGCTGACCTTCGTTTTCCTGTAGTTCACATGTTTTGAGTTGAGTCTACTAAGATGCCACAGGAATTTGATTTTCACTATTTACTGTTTAATAACTTGTAGGTTTAATTATACGTGAATAACTTATGTCTGTACCGAATAATGTTCCCCCCTTTTTCTTCAAAGATTAGCTATTCCAAGTTCCAATTCATTCAGCCAATGGATAATCAATTGTGCTCTCATCAATGAAACCGGATTAAACTATCCAATATACTGTTGATTGATTGGGGCTAATGCTGTTTGCTAAATATGCTTAGTTACCTGTATTTATTGTTGATACATCTTTCCTTACTTTTCCACATTTTTTTTGAGCAGACAGGAGTTGCGCTTGGTCATGAGCTCACTGACAAGATGCCCCCTAATGAGTATTATGAGTATTTTGGTCCAGATTACACTCTACATGTTGCTCCAAGTAATATGGAGAACAAAAACACACGGCATCAATTGGATGATATAAGATCAAAACTTCTTGATAATCTATCAAAACTCCGACATGCTCCTAGTGTCCAATTTCAAGAACGACCTCCAGAGGCCGAGTTACCAGAGGTGAGAATTCCGTTACAAGCAATAAAATAGTTGCATTATGTTGTTTTATACTTTAAAATAAGTCAGGTTCAAAGATAAGACCATCTTTAATAGACTTTCTGTGAACACGACCACCCTGAATTTCAGATTGTCTTTTTGGGATAACTGGGGCCGCAGCTCCCTATTAACTGGTGATGGAAAATAACCATGGAAAGTTGTGGCTTATATGGCTCCACAATGTTTAATTATTGGGGAGTGACATTGCTTGCTACTTGTTTTGATATATATAAATGACAAAAACACCCTGTTCATGTAATCCTGTTCTGCTCATGCGGGTGTAGCAGGCTTTCCTTGCCTTTTCTGCtatttgctttcctttttgtcGTATAGTTCTGTTGGTACGTTAGGTTGGTTTAGAAACCAGACTGAACTACTAGTTGAACTGCAAAAGCTGGAAAAACGAGAAAAAGAACTGTGTAAAGAATGTGGGCTCAGTGAATCTTACCCACAACATACAGAGGAGGTTCTGAAGTAGTCCAGTACCACCCTTGAAGTTGCAGCCCCTGTGGCAGAGAGACAACCGTATGGATAAACTACAAACACCTTGCAATGAGAAAATGGCAATGCtcagaaataaaaaggaagaaaacaacAAGCCTTAAACATAAAAAACGCAATACTGCAACACAAATCCAACCTGTCATGAAGTGAAATCACAAAAGCTCAACACCCAAAAGTTGAATAATGCAACCCAATAAACACAAAAAATGCAGCTCAACAAGAGATGCAATTCCATGGTGTTACAGATGTAGAATTTCACAAAAGCTTCATCCCATCTGGCTGCCACTATGGTGGGAGATGTGACCTAGGAGGGTTCTGCATGCCAGAAATAAACGATTACACCATATTATGGCTAATTTGTGTTCCTGTTTCATGTAGCAAGATGAAGATAAAGAGAACCCTGATGAAAGACGTGATGCTGATTCTGATGTGGAAATGAATGATGCCAAGCCTTTGGAGGACTCTGGAAGGTATTTATACTTGTTTCTTCAACATTAATGTGAATTATAGCAGCAACTGCTTCAGGTGGTTATATCATGTGCTATAACATGTGTCTTTTCTATCATAGGAGGAGCAACATACAAGGTGTAAGAATGAAGAAAGAACCTGCTGAGACAGAGGCAACTGACCTGgtatttttcattttgtatttgtGTTAATTTAAATGATCTATGGGCGTGAATTTCCACTTTTTTTGTTATGGAATGTGTAAATTGGAAGAAATATAAGCACTTCTGCTAGGTTATGTGCTGATGTAACATATGCAAGTGCACATGGTACAGTAGTTCTTATTACCTGTTGGACAGTTGGAATCAGCTACCTTGAATATGACCCAATGTGCAATGTGTTCATGTGATGTGGTTTGATAATAATCCTGGCTTGAGAGAACCAAGATGCATTGGACCAACAATTACTCTATTACTCTTAATAAAATGCTTTCTTATGAGTATACTTTTGTATCACAAATGAAATATTAATAGAGTAAATCTTGGACAAAGCCTTTTCCTAATGAAATGAAATATGCCCTACAATGTCAAATGGAGGGGAGTATCTTTTTCTCTCCATGTGCTTTAGTAATTCCCATGtttccataatttttttctgGGGAAGCTTGTCAAGATTCTGTACTGTCCATTTTACTGTGAGGACTTTTTGTTGAAACAATATTAGGATTTTTTTCAAGAACATGATGCATGTGTCAGCTTTTATTTCCTTCAGTTACATATCATTTTCCGCTACTGAcgctcttgtttttttttgtgacaTGTAGGATGTTAATAGTGTAGCTGCAGAACATTCAAGAGGAAATGGACCTGTTGCTGATGGAGTTGGTTCCTCAAAACAAACCCTGGCAAGTGTTCTTTTGTCTAGTTGAACATCCAATCTACCAACTAATCAAGAGTTCCAGGGGACTTGCTCAGCGTACTTACAGATTCTGTACTGAAAGTCCCTAAGCACAGCTGCCGTTTCTCCTCTGTATATAGTGCTGTCTTGTACACTAGTCACTAACCAAAGCGTTTCTCTGGTTATTATTGTTTGCAGCCTAATGATGCAAGTCCAATGGCCGTAGACGAACCAGGTGCTCAGAAAGTTGAAACAGAGAGCTCAAACAAATTGCAGGACCAACCAACGATGCAACAGAAGCCATAATCGGGCACCTTAACTTAGTACCTGATGCAATTGCATCTGTAGCCTGTAGATTCTTTTTTTCATGTTCGTTGACCGTAGACAAGCCGTGACAGTTGAAAAGCTTTAGCAGGGAGCTGAAACAAATGCAATTGGAACAGATTATGCATCTGAACCCATGATATTTTGATTATTACATTTGAGTTTCTAACATCTGCAAATGATAGTTTTGTTTCGTCATGGAAACCTTATCCTTAACCCCAAGCTGCTGCAAAGGAATTGATGTCGTCATGAAATATGGTGTGGCCCAAATAAGCAGTGTTTTTGACGTAGATGGTACTTTTGGCACATGTGAGTATGTGACTTT
Above is a genomic segment from Setaria viridis chromosome 4, Setaria_viridis_v4.0, whole genome shotgun sequence containing:
- the LOC117851296 gene encoding histone deacetylase 1, coding for MDASAGGGGNSLPTTGADGSKRRVCYFYDAEVGNYYYGQGHPMKPHRIRMTHALLGRYGLLDQMQVLRPHPARDRDLCRFHADDYVAFLRSVTPETQQDQIRALKRFNVGEDCPVFDGLYSFCQTYAGGSVGGAVKLNHGHDIAINWAGGLHHAKKCEASGFCYVNDIVLAILELLKYHQRVLYVDIDIHHGDGVEEAFYTTDRVMTVSFHKFGDYFPGTGDIRDVGHSKGKYYSLNVPLDDGIDDESYQSLFKPIMGKVMEVFNPGAVVLQCGADSLSGDRLGCFNLSIKGHAECVRFMRSFNVPLLLLGGGGYTIRNVARCWCYETGVALGHELTDKMPPNEYYEYFGPDYTLHVAPSNMENKNTRHQLDDIRSKLLDNLSKLRHAPSVQFQERPPEAELPEQDEDKENPDERRDADSDVEMNDAKPLEDSGRRSNIQGVRMKKEPAETEATDLDVNSVAAEHSRGNGPVADGVGSSKQTLPNDASPMAVDEPGAQKVETESSNKLQDQPTMQQKP